The following coding sequences are from one Methanosarcina sp. WWM596 window:
- the ftsZ gene encoding cell division protein FtsZ, with product MQSIVQEAMKFSEKEKEYRKTSSSEEDFEDFGQPRIMIVGCGGAGNNTVNRLYNIGIEGAETVCINTDKQHLDNVRADKKILVGKTLTRGLGAGGYPETGKKAAELARGTLEEVLKNVDLVFITAGLGGGTGTGVAPVVAEVAKEQGAIVVGMVSSPFRVERARIFKAEEGLEDLRRAADTVIVLDNNRLLNYVPNLPIDQAFSVMDQLIAETVKGITETITVPSLINLDYADIRTIMSCGGVAVMLVGESKSQDKSTEVVRTALNHPLLDVDYKGATGSLVHVTGGPDLSLKEAEEIASMLTYELSSSANVIWGARIREDYEGKVRVMAIMTGVQSAQILGPQAGAGILESRAEAESIQEKRYGRLSSVGKRGETAGPLRKKHEESIIDFIN from the coding sequence TTGCAATCTATAGTACAGGAAGCAATGAAATTCAGTGAAAAAGAGAAGGAATACCGAAAAACTTCCTCCTCCGAAGAAGACTTCGAAGACTTCGGGCAGCCGAGAATTATGATTGTAGGATGCGGGGGCGCAGGAAACAATACCGTAAACCGGCTCTACAACATAGGAATCGAAGGCGCAGAAACAGTATGCATCAATACAGACAAGCAACACCTTGACAATGTAAGGGCTGACAAGAAGATCCTTGTAGGAAAAACCCTCACAAGAGGCCTGGGGGCAGGCGGCTATCCAGAAACCGGAAAGAAAGCCGCAGAACTTGCCAGAGGCACTCTTGAAGAAGTTCTAAAGAATGTCGACCTTGTTTTCATCACAGCAGGTCTTGGAGGAGGCACTGGAACCGGAGTTGCTCCCGTAGTTGCCGAGGTTGCAAAAGAACAGGGAGCAATCGTCGTAGGGATGGTTTCAAGCCCCTTCAGGGTCGAAAGAGCCCGCATATTCAAAGCCGAAGAAGGACTTGAAGACCTGCGCAGGGCAGCAGACACAGTAATTGTCCTGGACAACAATAGGCTGCTTAACTACGTACCTAACCTTCCGATTGACCAGGCTTTCTCAGTAATGGACCAGTTAATTGCCGAAACCGTGAAAGGAATAACTGAAACTATTACAGTGCCCTCTCTGATCAACCTTGACTACGCCGACATCAGGACTATTATGAGCTGCGGCGGAGTTGCCGTAATGCTTGTTGGGGAATCCAAAAGTCAGGACAAGAGCACGGAAGTCGTGCGGACCGCCCTGAACCATCCCCTGCTTGATGTTGATTACAAGGGTGCAACCGGCAGCCTTGTCCATGTAACAGGCGGGCCTGACCTGAGCCTGAAGGAAGCCGAAGAAATTGCTTCCATGCTGACCTATGAACTTTCCTCAAGTGCCAATGTAATATGGGGCGCAAGGATCAGGGAAGATTATGAAGGCAAGGTCCGGGTAATGGCAATCATGACAGGTGTCCAATCTGCCCAGATCCTGGGCCCTCAGGCGGGAGCTGGAATCCTGGAGTCCAGAGCCGAGGCTGAGTCCATCCAGGAAAAGAGATATGGGAGACTGTCTTCGGTGGGCAAAAGAGGAGAGACTGCAGGGCCTCTCAGAAAAAAGCACGAAGAATCGATTATTGATTTCATAAATTAA
- a CDS encoding HAD family phosphatase → MLKALIFDMDGVLVDSMPFHAAAWRKAFLDVGMEIRDEDIYAIEGSNPRNGLPLLIKKARKEPENFDFETITAIYRQEFKRIFELKAFDGMKECLELLKARFLLSVVSGSDHLIVNGILDQLFPGIFDAVVTGDDVLNSKPHPDPFLKAVELLKVRKKECVVIENAILGVEAAKEAGIYCIGVPTYVEPSELDRADLVVDDHKKLMEHLLNLESLPSPEFAPRHRK, encoded by the coding sequence GTGTTAAAAGCATTAATTTTTGATATGGATGGTGTTCTTGTGGATTCCATGCCTTTCCATGCAGCAGCCTGGAGAAAGGCTTTTCTTGATGTGGGTATGGAAATCCGGGATGAGGATATCTATGCAATTGAGGGTTCAAACCCCAGGAACGGCCTCCCCCTGCTGATCAAAAAAGCCAGAAAAGAGCCAGAGAATTTTGATTTTGAAACTATCACTGCAATCTACAGGCAGGAGTTCAAACGAATTTTTGAACTAAAAGCTTTTGATGGGATGAAAGAATGTCTCGAATTGCTTAAGGCACGTTTCTTGCTTTCGGTAGTCTCAGGTTCGGATCATCTTATAGTTAACGGAATCCTTGACCAGCTCTTTCCAGGTATATTTGATGCAGTGGTCACTGGAGATGACGTGCTTAACTCCAAACCCCACCCTGACCCTTTCCTGAAGGCAGTTGAACTTCTTAAGGTCAGAAAAAAAGAATGTGTCGTGATCGAAAACGCCATTCTGGGCGTGGAAGCCGCAAAAGAGGCTGGTATTTATTGTATCGGGGTCCCCACATATGTAGAGCCTTCTGAACTTGATAGAGCGGATCTGGTGGTGGACGACCACAAAAAGTTAATGGAACATCTTCTTAACCTTGAGTCTCTTCCCAGTCCTGAATTTGCTCCCCGGCACAGGAAATAA
- a CDS encoding beta-CASP ribonuclease aCPSF1, producing MPIEDVLLDLKHKIEKNLPAGVTITDVEFEGPQLVLYTEEPRKFADDGNIIRNLAKELRTRIAMRPDPRVLATPEDSISIIEEVVPKESVISSYYFDPDSGEVIIEAEKPGLVIGKHGATLREITKQIGWIPKVVRTPPIKSRTVKNIREFMRNNLKERKEILKTVGRKIHRECTSKDQWVRVTALGGCKEVGRSCFLLSTPESRILIDCGVNVGSDENMTPYLYVPEVFPLSHIDAVIVTHAHLDHQGLVPLLFKYGYEGPVYCTPPTRDLMVLLQLDYIDVAAKEGKKSPYESGMITKTLKHTIPLDYEEVTDIAPDIKLTFHNAGHILGSAISHFHIGDGLHNVVFTGDYKYEKTRLFDPAVNKFPRVETVISEATYGNSNAFQPALKDAEKHLQMVVKNTVERGGIALIPAFAVGRSQEVMIVLEESIRKGIIPEVPVYLDGMIWEATAIHATHPEYLNNDLRKLIFQKGQNPFLSECFKPVDSHEARQKIIQNPHPCVVISTSGMMNGGPVMDYFRAFAEDSRNTLVFVGYQADGTVGRRIQKGWKEIPLTGKNGSSEILKMNMEVQVVDGFSGHSDRRQLMEYIKRMQPRPERVFTEHGDEKACVDMASSIYKKLKIETRALTNLETVRLL from the coding sequence ATGCCTATTGAAGACGTGCTATTAGACCTCAAACATAAAATTGAGAAAAATTTACCCGCAGGAGTTACAATTACCGACGTCGAATTCGAAGGCCCTCAGCTTGTCCTGTACACTGAGGAACCCCGCAAATTCGCAGACGACGGGAATATTATCCGCAACCTGGCAAAAGAACTAAGGACGCGGATTGCCATGCGTCCTGACCCCAGGGTACTTGCAACTCCTGAAGACTCTATTTCTATAATTGAAGAAGTTGTTCCAAAAGAATCCGTAATCTCAAGCTACTATTTCGACCCCGATTCCGGAGAAGTGATCATCGAAGCCGAAAAGCCTGGACTTGTAATAGGAAAGCATGGCGCAACCCTGAGAGAGATTACAAAGCAGATCGGCTGGATTCCCAAAGTTGTCCGGACTCCTCCTATTAAGTCCCGTACAGTGAAAAACATCCGGGAGTTCATGAGGAACAATCTCAAAGAAAGAAAAGAAATCCTGAAAACCGTGGGGAGGAAAATTCACAGGGAGTGTACCTCAAAAGACCAGTGGGTAAGGGTTACAGCCCTCGGGGGATGTAAAGAAGTAGGTCGAAGCTGTTTTTTGCTTTCTACTCCTGAATCCAGAATCCTGATTGACTGTGGAGTAAATGTAGGTTCTGACGAAAACATGACTCCTTACCTCTACGTTCCTGAAGTTTTTCCATTAAGCCATATAGATGCCGTAATAGTTACCCATGCACACCTGGACCATCAGGGACTTGTTCCCCTGCTTTTCAAGTATGGGTACGAAGGGCCTGTCTACTGTACACCTCCCACAAGAGACCTTATGGTATTGCTCCAGCTCGACTACATCGACGTAGCAGCTAAAGAAGGGAAGAAGAGCCCCTATGAATCCGGGATGATAACAAAGACCCTAAAACACACCATACCTCTGGACTATGAGGAAGTAACAGACATCGCCCCTGACATTAAACTGACTTTCCACAATGCGGGTCATATCCTGGGCTCTGCAATTTCACACTTCCATATAGGAGATGGTCTCCATAATGTAGTCTTCACGGGAGACTACAAATATGAGAAAACCAGGCTTTTCGACCCTGCTGTCAACAAGTTCCCCAGAGTAGAAACCGTAATCAGTGAAGCTACTTATGGGAATTCTAACGCCTTCCAGCCTGCACTTAAGGACGCTGAAAAGCACCTGCAGATGGTGGTAAAGAATACAGTTGAGCGCGGAGGAATTGCACTTATTCCTGCTTTTGCTGTGGGCAGAAGCCAGGAAGTTATGATCGTACTCGAAGAGTCCATAAGGAAAGGGATTATCCCAGAAGTCCCCGTCTACCTTGACGGAATGATCTGGGAAGCTACTGCAATCCATGCAACCCATCCTGAGTACCTTAACAACGATCTGAGGAAACTGATCTTCCAGAAGGGCCAGAATCCCTTCCTATCCGAATGCTTCAAGCCGGTTGACTCCCATGAAGCACGCCAGAAGATAATCCAGAACCCACACCCCTGTGTGGTTATTTCAACTTCGGGCATGATGAATGGAGGACCTGTTATGGACTATTTCAGGGCTTTTGCTGAGGATTCACGCAATACCCTTGTGTTTGTAGGTTACCAGGCTGACGGAACTGTAGGACGCAGGATCCAGAAGGGATGGAAGGAAATCCCCCTGACAGGAAAGAACGGAAGCAGCGAAATCCTGAAAATGAACATGGAAGTGCAGGTAGTAGACGGCTTTTCAGGCCACTCGGACAGAAGGCAGCTTATGGAATATATTAAGAGAATGCAGCCCCGTCCGGAAAGAGTTTTCACCGAACACGGAGACGAAAAGGCCTGCGTGGATATGGCCAGCTCCATTTACAAGAAGCTTAAGATCGAGACACGCGCTCTCACAAATCTCGAAACCGTAAGGCTACTGTGA
- the psmB gene encoding archaeal proteasome endopeptidase complex subunit beta, whose protein sequence is MDNDKYLKGTTTVGVVCTDGIVLASEQRATMGHFIASKTAKKVYQIDDLVGMTTAGSVGDAQQLVRLVSVESQLYKMRRDESMTIKGITTLMSNFLSANRYYPMMVQLLIGGVDKNGPGIYSLDAMGGSIEETRISATGSGSPMAYGVLEDQYRENMTVKEGLDLAIRAIHNATKRDSASGENIDVVVITKEAFKRLDPEEVKSRRALLN, encoded by the coding sequence ATGGATAATGACAAATATCTAAAGGGCACAACTACCGTAGGAGTAGTTTGTACCGACGGAATTGTGCTCGCAAGTGAACAGCGAGCCACAATGGGGCATTTCATCGCAAGCAAAACTGCAAAGAAAGTTTACCAGATCGATGACCTGGTAGGAATGACCACTGCCGGTTCGGTAGGGGATGCTCAGCAGCTTGTGCGATTGGTAAGTGTAGAATCACAGCTCTACAAAATGCGCAGGGACGAATCCATGACAATCAAAGGAATCACCACCTTGATGTCGAACTTCTTGAGTGCTAACCGCTACTACCCTATGATGGTCCAGCTCCTTATCGGAGGAGTTGACAAGAACGGACCCGGAATCTACTCACTGGATGCAATGGGTGGGAGTATTGAAGAAACAAGGATTTCGGCAACAGGTTCAGGTTCTCCCATGGCTTACGGAGTACTGGAAGACCAGTACAGGGAGAATATGACTGTAAAAGAGGGTCTCGATCTTGCGATTCGGGCGATTCACAATGCAACGAAAAGAGACTCAGCTTCCGGAGAAAATATCGATGTAGTCGTAATTACAAAGGAGGCATTCAAAAGGCTGGATCCAGAAGAAGTAAAATCCAGAAGAGCTTTATTAAACTAA